The proteins below are encoded in one region of Brachionichthys hirsutus isolate HB-005 chromosome 12, CSIRO-AGI_Bhir_v1, whole genome shotgun sequence:
- the jam2b gene encoding junctional adhesion molecule 2b has translation MNSPKLLALRLLLSLLHCPFCLLVTVSSSKPQVEVHEHTDAVLTCEFRTEKDQNPRIEWKKKGKSVTFVYFNHKLAGSYAGRAKIEGATLTIHSVTQKDSGEYRCEVTAGEDHVNLGEATVTLSVLVPPHVPSCEVPNSVFVGSGLDLLCRDKLSVPPATYRWYKDNKALATTAGTPYSIDTSKGTLTLQSVSKTDEGMYRCESFNSVGAPKSCVAQQLHVIEYPWNLAIFISGTAALVTLLFFCCLCVCVCRRRGCCRKDQKTKSTKSFNPPPPPPPPIHSLKHYKQTHSFMI, from the exons ATGAACTCCCCGAAGCTGCTGGCGCTGCGGCTGCTCCTCTCATTACTGCact GTCCTTTCTGTTTGCTGGTGacggtcagcagcagcaaacctCAGGTGGAGGTCCATGAACACACAG ATGCTGTGCTCACCTGTGAGTTCAGGACAGAGAAGGACCAGAACCCTCGAATTGAGTGGAAGAAGAAGGGAAAGTCAGTGACCTTCGTGTACTTTAATCACAAATTGGCTG GATCTTACGCAGGCCGAGCAAAGATCGAGGGAGCGACGCTGACGATTCACTCCGTGACCCAGAAAGACTCGGGGGAGTACCGCTGTGAGGTGACTGCAGGCGAGGATCACGTCAACCTCGGCGAGGCTACGGTGACGCTCAGTGTGCTCG TGCCTCCTCATGTCCCGTCCTGCGAGGTGCCAAACTCCGTGTTCGTGGGTTCGGGTCTGGATCTCCTCTGCAGGGACAAACTCAGTGTCCCCCCGGCCACCTACCGCTGGTACAAAGACAACAAGGCTCTGGCGACCACAGCAGGAACTCCATATAGCATCGACACGAGCAAGGGAACACTG ACGTTACAGAGTGTGTCCAAAACTGATGAAGGGATGTACCGCTGCGAGTCCTTCAACAGCGTGGGGGCCCCCAAGAGCTGCGTGGCCCAACAACTGCACGTTATTGAAT ACCCTTGGAATCTGGCGATTTTCATATCGGGAACTGCGGCTCTGGTGacgctgctcttcttctgctgtctcTGCGTTTGCGTCTGCCGACGCCGAGGCTGCTGCAGGA AGGACCAGAAAACTAAAAG CACCAAGTCTttcaaccctcctcctcctcctcctcctccgatccACAGC CTCAAACACTACAAACAAACTCACTCATTCATGATCTGA